DNA sequence from the Methylomonas albis genome:
TTACCTGGGTTAACGGTGGCACTGCTTTTGGCTTGATTCCTTCTCGCTATCCAGGTTCTGATAAGGCGGAGGATGCCATGCTGCGCTTGGCCCGCAAAACCGAATGGATCGAATTGCCTGCCGGACATTACCATGGCTTGGGACAGCGGATTTTGGTCACAGACCAAGGCGAGCACGCGTTATTCGACGCTCGCGAGTTGATTTTTAACTCAGATGTATCGGTTGACCATGGCTGAACTGGCTGCCACGGAGCGTCTGCAACCTTCACTGCTGGACCGGCTAACTGACAATGCGCCGGGCAATTCGGTCGAATCGGGCGAACAGCGGGTGCTGTCTTATCGGCAACTGCGGCAAAGTGCGTTAAGAGATTTAGGCTGGTTGTTGAATACTACTGCTTTCGAGGCATTGCAGGATTTGTCCGATGCCCCTTATGTTGCGCGATCAGTCATAAACTATGGTATTCCTGCGTTGTCCGGTACGAATCTTAGTGGCACTGATGTCGGAAAGCTGGAACGCAAAATCAGACAAGCCATTGTCGACTTCGAGCCGAGGATATTAGCCGCCTCATTAAAAGTAAATGTGGCGATGGCTGATGAAGCGATGAGTCAGAAGGCCGTTTGTTTCAAAATCGAAGGCGACCTATGGGCTCAACCACTGCCGGTGCATTTGTATATCCGTAGTGATCTGGATCTGGAAACCGGCGAAGTGACGGTAAAGGATTTGGGGGGTTAACAGATGGATCCGCGCCTACTCAAATACTATAACCGAGAGCTTCAGCACGTTCGTGAAGTTGGTGCGGAGTTTGCCAGTGAATTCCCCAAGATCGCCGGACGCTTGGGATTGGATACCTTTGAGTGCACCGATCCTTACGTTGAACGGCTGTTTGAAGGTTTTGCCTTCATGGCTGCGCGGGTACAGTTAAAAGTCGATTCCGAATTCCCTAATTTTACGCAGCATCTGCTGGATATTATTTATCCGCATTATTTGTCAGCTACCCCTTCCATGACCGTTGTCGAGTTCAAGCCGGATTTAAGTGAAGAGGGCTTGGCGGCTGGACTGGTTATCCCCAAAGGCACCGCATTACGTAGCTTAGTGGCCAAGGGCGAGCAGACGGCTTGTGAATATCGAACAGCCCAGTCGTTACAACTGTTTCCACTTGAAGTTAGCCAGTTGGAATATTTACCGACCCTGGCGGCTATTTCCAGCAGTGGCTTGTCGTCGACGAAATACCAGAGTCAGGTAAAGGCGGCGCTACGCATCGTGCTGCGCACCACTACCGGTGCTAAGTTCAACCAATTGGCGCTGGATAAACTGACGCTGTTTCTTCGGGGCTCCGGTAGCACTCCCTATCGTTTATATGAACAATTTTTAGCTAACAGTAAAGCCGTCGCCTGCAAATTTAAGCAGGGCCCGTCGATTGTCGTTAAGTTTGCCGATGGGCGTTTGATTCGCGGCGTAGGTTTTGAGCCGGATGAGGCGTTGATACAGCAAACACCGCGCTCCTTTGATGGTTATCGGATTTTGCAGGAATATTTCGCTTTCCCGGAGCGTTACCTGTTCGCCGAACTTAGCGGGTTATCGGGCTTAATTGCAGAATGCGAAAGCGACGAAATTGAGCTATTTGTGTTGTTAGACCGCAGTGACGCACAGTTGATTAATGCCGTGGATAAAACCAATCTGGCCTTGTTTTGCGTACCGGCCGTCAATTTGTTTCCGAAGCGTGCGGACAGAATTCGCGTCGATCATCGCCAGTCGGAATACCATCTGGTTGTTGATCGCGGTCGGCCAATGGATTATGAAGTGTTCAGCGTCAAACAGGTCGAAGGCTTTGGTAGTGGCCAGAGTGTGGAACAAACGTTTTTACCGTTTTACGGGTCAAAGACGGCGTTTCACAGCCAAACGGAAACAGCGTTCTACACACTGCGCCGTCAAAAACGGGTTCTATCGACAAAGCAGCGCCGCAAGGGTGTACGCTCCAGTTACATCGGTAGCGAAGTCTTCATTTCTCTGGTCGATGCCGCGCAGGCGCCTTATTCGGTCAATTTAAGCCAATTAGGTCTGGAAACCCTGTGTACTAACCGCGATTTGCCGCTGGTGATGCCAATTGGGCTTGGCGATACGGATTTTACTTTGCAAATTAGTGCACCGGTCAAATCGATACGTAGTATCGCCGGGCCGACGCGGCCGTTGCCGGCCGCTTACGAAGCCGATACGGTTTGGCGTTTGATCAATCATCTGTCCCTGAATTATTTGTCGTTGCTTGATAACGATGCCAATACCGGTGCAACGGCCTTGCGGGAGCTGTTAAGTTTGTACGCGAATAATCGCGAGCCGGCAATCAAAAAACAAATTGAGGGCGTGATCTCGGTCAATGCTAAAAATGTGGTCAGACGCATCGATTCCAAAGGGCCTATGGTATTCGGCAGGGGCTTGGAAATTACGGTATTGTTCGACGAATCGGCTTTTGAAGGCGGAGGGTATTTTCTGTTGGGTGTGGTATTGGAGCAGTTCTTTGCCCGTTATGTGTCGATTAATTCCTTCATAGAAACGGTGATACGTACAACGGACCGTGGTGAGGTGGCCCGATGGCCAGTGAGAATCGGACGCCGCCACACGTTTTAATGACCGATCTGGAACAGGCTGCTCAAGGCTTCGATTTTTTCGAGGCAGTCCGTCTTATCGAATGTTTGAATGCCGATAAGCCCAGGTTGGGCTCTAGCGTTAAAGTCGGTGACGATCCGTTACGTTTTGCCCAAGAGCCGGAGCTGGAGTTTTCGCCTTCCACAATTGCCAGTTATGTCAATCATGACCGCATCTCCGAGCGGCCGCGGTTGGCTGTTAATTTTCTAGGTCTGTTTGGTCCGAACGGCCCTATGCCGCTGCATTTGACCGAATATGTCAGAGAGCGGTTGCGTCATCATCACGACCCCACTTTTGCCCGCTTTGCCGATATTTTCCATCATCGGATGATCAGCTTGTTTTATCGGGCTTGGGCCAACGCCCGGCCCACTGTGCAATATGATAGGCCGGAAACCGACCGCTTCGGCTTTTATGTCGGCGCTATGCTGGGTGTCGCTGGCGAGGCACATCAGGACCGCGATGCACTAGCCGATAGAGCCAAGTTATTTTATGCCGGACATTTTGCCGCCCAAACCAAGCACCCGGCCGGTTTGCAGTCTATTATTGCCGATGTGCTTAATGTGCAGGTGCGCATCGATGAATTCGTCGGCGAGTGGATGGATATCCAGCTTAGCGATCAAACTCGCCTGGGTGTCAGCGCCGATATAGCCTGCCTGGGGCAAACGGCGTTGCTGGGAGCGGCAGTCTGGGGATGTCAGCATAAATTCAATATCGCGTTGGGGCCCTTACGTTTGCCGCAATACTTGGCGTTGTTGCCTGGGGGCGAGGGCTTGCCGCAGCTGGTGGCCATCGTCCGAAATTATGTCGGCGACGAATACGTGTGGGATGCGCAATTGATACTGGAGAAATTTCAAGTGCCAAACGAACTGGTCTTAGGCAAAGTTGATGCATGCAATGACCTGAGCATGAACGGCGATGCCCAACTGGGCTGGAGTATGTGGTTAGGGCCGCGTCACAAGTACAGCGATGCCGATGATTTGCGGCTGAACCCGTTCATTACCCTGGCTGTCGAGTGACAAACAATTTGTAAACTTTTACCGATAGGACATAAACCATGGCAGAAATTAGCCGAGTCAAGCTGTTTGGGAAATTAAACCGGGTCTGTTACAAAGCCATTGAAGGGGCGACCGTATTTTGTAAGTTGCGCGGCAATCCCTACGTCGAACTGGTGCACTGGGTGAGCCAGTTGTTGCAACTGCCCGATTCGGATTTGCATAGATTGATTAAGCATTACAGCCTGGATTCGTCGGTGATTGCCAGGGATGTGACGAATGCATTAGACCGCTTGCCGCGCGGCTCGACGGCGATTTCCGATTTTTCCCCGCACATTGAGGAAAGCGTCGAGCGTGGCTGGGTTTACGGCACCTTGATGTTCGGTGAAAGCCAAGTGCGTACCGGCCATTTGCTGGTGGGCTTGCTGAAAACCAAATCGCTGCGCAACGAAATGCTGGGTATCTCCAAGGAGTTTGAAAAAATTAAACCGGATTTGCTGTCCGACGAATTGGCTGGTGTGACCGCCGGTTCGCCGGAAGACGGTTTGTCGGCAACCGACGGTTTTCAAGGCGGTGCCGCGCCCGGCGAAGCTAGCGGCGCCATCGCCCCGGCGGCGATGGGCAAACAGGAAGCGTTGAAACAGTTTACCGTAGATCTCACCGAGCAGGCCCGCAATGGCAAGATTGATCCCATTGTCGGCCGCGACGAAGAAATTAGGCAAGTCATCGACATTTTGATGCGTCGTCGGCAAAACAACCCCATTCTGACCGGCGAGGCCGGTGTTGGTAAAACCGCAGTGGTAGAAGGTTTTGCGTTAAAGATTGTGGCTGGTGACGTGCCGCCTTCGCTACGCGATGTGACACTGCGCACCCTGGATGTTGGATTGCTGCAAGCTGGCGCCAGCATGAAAGGCGAATTCGAAAATCGCCTGCGCCAAGTCATCGAAGAAGTGCAGTCCTCGCCCAAACCGATCATCTTATTCATCGACGAAGCTCACACCCTGGTTGGCGCCGGTGGCGCTGCAGGCACCGGCGATGCGGCCAATCTTTTAAAGCCTGCCTTGGCACGCGGCGCGCTGCGTACTGTCGCAGCCACCACTTGGGCGGAATACAAGAAGCATATCGAAAAAGATCCCGCTTTGACGCGTCGATTCCAGGTTGTGCAGGTGCTGGAACCCAGCGAAGAGAAAGCGATTCGGATGATGCGTGGCGTGGTGACGGTGCAGGAAAAGCATCATCAAGTGCTGATCCTGGATGAGGCGCTGGAAGCGGCGGTCAAATTGTCGCATCGTTATATTCCTGCCCGGCAACTGCCGGACAAGGCGGTCAGTCTGCTGGACACCGCTTGCGCACGGGTTGGCATCAGTCAACACGCGGTACCGGCGGAAGTTGACGATTGCCGTAAACGCATCGAAGCGCTGGAAACCGAATTGGCGATCATCGGCCGGGAAAAGACGGTGGGTGTGGAAGTAAGCGGCCGCGAACAATTGGCAAACGAGAAGCTCGATGTGGAAAAACAGCGCTTAGCCGAACTGGATGTGCGCTGGAATGCCGAGAAAGAGTTGGTCGGCAAGATTCTGGACTTGCGTGCCAAACTGAGAGCGGCGGGCCATGCCGTGGACAGCGTCACGCCAGCAGCTGGCGCATCGGAACAACAACCCGGCACCGAAGCTGAGGACCGCCAAGCATCGCTTACCGAATTGAAAGCCTTGCAATCCCAATTGCATGAACAACAAGGCGAGTCACCGTTAATCCTGCCGACTGTCGATCAACAAGCCGTCGGCGCGGTGGTACAGGATTGGAC
Encoded proteins:
- the tssE gene encoding type VI secretion system baseplate subunit TssE, which encodes MAELAATERLQPSLLDRLTDNAPGNSVESGEQRVLSYRQLRQSALRDLGWLLNTTAFEALQDLSDAPYVARSVINYGIPALSGTNLSGTDVGKLERKIRQAIVDFEPRILAASLKVNVAMADEAMSQKAVCFKIEGDLWAQPLPVHLYIRSDLDLETGEVTVKDLGG
- the tssF gene encoding type VI secretion system baseplate subunit TssF — its product is MDPRLLKYYNRELQHVREVGAEFASEFPKIAGRLGLDTFECTDPYVERLFEGFAFMAARVQLKVDSEFPNFTQHLLDIIYPHYLSATPSMTVVEFKPDLSEEGLAAGLVIPKGTALRSLVAKGEQTACEYRTAQSLQLFPLEVSQLEYLPTLAAISSSGLSSTKYQSQVKAALRIVLRTTTGAKFNQLALDKLTLFLRGSGSTPYRLYEQFLANSKAVACKFKQGPSIVVKFADGRLIRGVGFEPDEALIQQTPRSFDGYRILQEYFAFPERYLFAELSGLSGLIAECESDEIELFVLLDRSDAQLINAVDKTNLALFCVPAVNLFPKRADRIRVDHRQSEYHLVVDRGRPMDYEVFSVKQVEGFGSGQSVEQTFLPFYGSKTAFHSQTETAFYTLRRQKRVLSTKQRRKGVRSSYIGSEVFISLVDAAQAPYSVNLSQLGLETLCTNRDLPLVMPIGLGDTDFTLQISAPVKSIRSIAGPTRPLPAAYEADTVWRLINHLSLNYLSLLDNDANTGATALRELLSLYANNREPAIKKQIEGVISVNAKNVVRRIDSKGPMVFGRGLEITVLFDESAFEGGGYFLLGVVLEQFFARYVSINSFIETVIRTTDRGEVARWPVRIGRRHTF
- the tssG gene encoding type VI secretion system baseplate subunit TssG; the protein is MASENRTPPHVLMTDLEQAAQGFDFFEAVRLIECLNADKPRLGSSVKVGDDPLRFAQEPELEFSPSTIASYVNHDRISERPRLAVNFLGLFGPNGPMPLHLTEYVRERLRHHHDPTFARFADIFHHRMISLFYRAWANARPTVQYDRPETDRFGFYVGAMLGVAGEAHQDRDALADRAKLFYAGHFAAQTKHPAGLQSIIADVLNVQVRIDEFVGEWMDIQLSDQTRLGVSADIACLGQTALLGAAVWGCQHKFNIALGPLRLPQYLALLPGGEGLPQLVAIVRNYVGDEYVWDAQLILEKFQVPNELVLGKVDACNDLSMNGDAQLGWSMWLGPRHKYSDADDLRLNPFITLAVE
- the tssH gene encoding type VI secretion system ATPase TssH, which produces MAEISRVKLFGKLNRVCYKAIEGATVFCKLRGNPYVELVHWVSQLLQLPDSDLHRLIKHYSLDSSVIARDVTNALDRLPRGSTAISDFSPHIEESVERGWVYGTLMFGESQVRTGHLLVGLLKTKSLRNEMLGISKEFEKIKPDLLSDELAGVTAGSPEDGLSATDGFQGGAAPGEASGAIAPAAMGKQEALKQFTVDLTEQARNGKIDPIVGRDEEIRQVIDILMRRRQNNPILTGEAGVGKTAVVEGFALKIVAGDVPPSLRDVTLRTLDVGLLQAGASMKGEFENRLRQVIEEVQSSPKPIILFIDEAHTLVGAGGAAGTGDAANLLKPALARGALRTVAATTWAEYKKHIEKDPALTRRFQVVQVLEPSEEKAIRMMRGVVTVQEKHHQVLILDEALEAAVKLSHRYIPARQLPDKAVSLLDTACARVGISQHAVPAEVDDCRKRIEALETELAIIGREKTVGVEVSGREQLANEKLDVEKQRLAELDVRWNAEKELVGKILDLRAKLRAAGHAVDSVTPAAGASEQQPGTEAEDRQASLTELKALQSQLHEQQGESPLILPTVDQQAVGAVVQDWTGIPVGRMVKNEIETVLKLADLLEQRIIGQRHALEMIAKRIQTSRAGLDNPNKPIGVFMLAGTSGVGKTETALALAETLYGGEQNVITINMSEYQEAHTVSTLKGAPPGYVGYGEGGVLTEAVRRRPYSVVLLDEVEKAHPDVHEIFFQVFDKGWMEDGEGRVIDFKNTLILLTTNAGTDLISGLCADPELMPEPEGIAKALREPLLKVFPPALLGRLVVIPYYPLTDEMIGAIARLQLGRIKKRIAESHKVPFSYDDEVIKLIASRCTELESGGRMIDAILTNTVLPNISAEFLTRMVEGKTIGRVHVTVIDGEFVYEFE